From Oryza sativa Japonica Group chromosome 4, ASM3414082v1, one genomic window encodes:
- the LOC4337310 gene encoding agmatine coumaroyltransferase-2, translating to MKITVHSSKAVKPAYGPGEFPTTTGDVVPLKVFDKANFDTYISVIYAYRPPAPANAALEAGLAKALIEYREWAGRLGVDGDGNRAILLNDGGARFVEATADVTLDSVMPLKPTAEVLSLHPSGDDAVELMLIQVTRFACGSLVVGFTTQHIVADGRATNNFFLAWSQATRGAAFHPVPVHDRVSFFAPRDTPKVEFEHRGVEFKPYDDDEDVHASGGGGDDDEVVINKVHLSREFISKLKSQASAGAHRPYSTLQCVVAHLWRCMTKARGLDGRESTSVCIAVDGRARMSPPVPDGYTGNVVLWARPTATAGELVTRPLKHAVELINREVIRINDGYFKSFIDFANSGAVEEERLVASADAAEMVLSPNIEVDSWLRIPFYDLDFGGGRPFFFMPSYLPVEGLLILLPSFFGDGSVDAYVPLFSRDMDVFKNCCYSFDKDQTTSLA from the coding sequence ATGAAGATCACCGTGCACTCATCCAAGGCCGTCAAGCCGGCATACGGCCCCGGCGAGttccccaccaccaccggcgacgTCGTCCCGCTCAAAGTGTTCGACAAGGCGAACTTTGACACGTACATCTCGGTGATATACGCCTACCGCCCACCGGCTCCGGCCAACGCCGCCCTCGAGGCGGGGCTCGCCAAGGCGCTGATCGAGTACCGCGAGTGGGCAGGGCGCCTCGgcgtggacggcgacggcaaccgcgCCATCCTGCTCAACGACGGGGGCGCGCGGTTCGTCGAGGCGACGGCCGACGTGACGCTGGACAGCGTGATGCCGCTGAAGCCGACGGCGGAGGTGCTGAGCCTGCACccgagcggcgacgacgcggtggAGCTGATGCTCATCCAGGTCACGCGGTTCGCGTGCGGCTCCCTCGTCGTGGGCTTCACCACGCAGCACATCGTGGCAGACGGCCGCGCCACCAACAACTTCTTCCTCGCGTGGAGCCAGGCCACCCGCGGCGCCGCCTTCCACCCTGTCCCCGTGCACGACCGCGTCTCCTTCTTCGCGCCGCGCGACACTCCCAAGGTCGAGTTCGAGCACCGTGGCGTGGAGTTCAAGccgtacgacgacgacgaggatgtccatgcgtccggcggcggcggcgacgacgacgaggtggtgaTAAACAAGGTGCACTTGAGCCGGGAATTCATCTCGAAGCTCAAGTCGCAGGCGTCGGCTGGCGCGCACCGGCCGTACAGCACGCTGCAGTGCGTGGTGGCGCACCTGTGGCGATGCATGACGAAGGCACGCGGGCTCGACGGGCGCGAGTCCACCAGCGTGTGCATCGCCGTCGACGGGCGCGCGCGGATGAGCCCGCCGGTGCCGGACGGCTACACGGGCAATGTCGTGCTCTGGGCGCGGCCAACCGCGACGGCCGGTGAGCTGGTGACCAGGCCGCTGAAGCACGCCGTGGAGCTCATCAACCGGGAGGTGATCCGGATCAACGACGGCTACTTCAAGTCGTTCATCGACTTCGCCAACTCCggtgcggtggaggaggagcggctggTGGCGTCGGCCGACGCGGCGGAGATGGTGCTGAGCCCGAACATCGAGGTGGACAGCTGGCTGCGGATCCCGTTCTACGACCTCGActtcggcggcgggcggccatTCTTCTTCATGCCCAGCTACCTGCCGGTGGAAGGTTTGCTCATCCTGCTGCCGTCTTTCTTCGGCGACGGGAGCGTTGACGCGTACGTGCCACTCTTCAGCCGCGACATGGACGTCTTCAAGAACTGCTGCTACTCATTCGACAAAGACCAAACTACTAGCCTTGCATGA